One stretch of Novosphingobium pentaromativorans US6-1 DNA includes these proteins:
- a CDS encoding SufD family Fe-S cluster assembly protein, producing MTLAATLPTRKDESFRYADFDALAGVWPIAREDIVVAAGQEDSRQIVELGEGAVARHLAIRVEKGAKLDLRILTAGPAYGRIAVDVELAEGADFLLGAAQLATGSETLEIVTEVTHCEQNATSMQVIRSALAGHSTGTYLGRIAVARGADGTDAEQSVRAMLIDRTATANARPELEIYADDVKAAHGCAVGELDAQGLFYLASRGLTPPQAKRLMLQAFVAEAFTGAPDEEALSEAALARLETIL from the coding sequence ATGACTCTCGCCGCGACTCTTCCCACCCGGAAGGACGAGTCTTTCCGCTATGCCGACTTCGACGCGCTGGCCGGCGTCTGGCCGATCGCGCGCGAGGACATCGTCGTCGCGGCAGGCCAGGAGGATTCGCGCCAGATCGTCGAACTGGGTGAGGGCGCGGTTGCGCGCCACCTGGCGATCCGCGTCGAGAAGGGCGCGAAGCTCGACTTGCGCATCCTGACCGCCGGCCCCGCCTACGGCCGCATTGCCGTCGATGTCGAACTGGCCGAAGGCGCGGACTTCCTGCTTGGCGCGGCGCAACTGGCGACGGGCAGCGAAACGCTCGAGATCGTCACCGAGGTGACCCACTGCGAGCAGAACGCGACATCGATGCAAGTGATCCGCTCGGCTCTCGCCGGGCATTCGACCGGCACCTATCTTGGCCGCATTGCCGTGGCGCGCGGCGCGGACGGTACCGACGCCGAGCAATCGGTGCGCGCCATGCTGATCGACCGCACCGCGACGGCCAATGCGCGGCCCGAGCTGGAAATCTACGCCGATGACGTCAAGGCGGCACACGGCTGTGCGGTCGGCGAACTCGACGCACAGGGCCTGTTCTACCTCGCTTCGCGCGGGCTTACTCCGCCACAAGCCAAGCGACTGATGTTGCAGGCTTTTGTCGCCGAAGCTTTCACCGGCGCACCGGACGAGGAAGCGCTGAGCGAGGCCGCGCTGGCCCGGCTGGAGACGATCCTGTGA
- the xseA gene encoding exodeoxyribonuclease VII large subunit, with amino-acid sequence MPRPFDESYDDDEYGDGRRGGLVAKQSAGDNAAPLSISEISALLKRTVEDRFGFVRLRGELSGVKRAASGHLYCALKDDKAVIDGVMWRGNAQRLAFRPEDGVEVIATGKLTTYPGRSKYQIVIDSMEIAGEGALLALLEKLRARLAEEGLFAPERKRQLPFLPKVIGVVTSPTGAVIRDILHRLADRFPSHVLVWPVLVQGEGAAAQVANAVRGFSQMPADGPVPRPDLVIVARGGGSIEDLWAFNEEPVVRAVAECSIPVISAVGHETDTTLCDYAADRRAPTPTAAAEIAVPVRAELMATLDELALRKRRCALRPVTLGRERLEARVQRLPKPDAILAAKTQKLDELTDRLRRGLQDRASNAEKRLGSVGRPLALLRHRAQASSERLARTGLTPRLLTRRWSMARDSLAPVSRVLPQLDPRLPLQRGYALVKTAEGRAVTSRELASREAALVLEFRDGDLPVTTGSGDSVSPAPKPAPAVAAPRKRGTGPERTKPDRPRQGDLF; translated from the coding sequence ATGCCGCGGCCTTTCGATGAGTCTTACGATGACGACGAATATGGAGATGGTCGTAGGGGTGGGCTGGTAGCGAAGCAATCGGCCGGGGACAACGCCGCGCCGCTGTCCATCAGCGAGATTTCTGCACTGCTCAAGCGCACGGTCGAGGACCGTTTCGGCTTCGTGCGCCTGCGCGGTGAGCTTTCCGGCGTGAAGCGCGCGGCCTCCGGCCACCTCTATTGCGCACTCAAGGACGACAAGGCGGTAATCGACGGCGTGATGTGGCGCGGCAATGCGCAGCGCCTCGCCTTTCGTCCCGAAGACGGCGTCGAAGTCATCGCAACCGGCAAGCTGACGACATATCCCGGCCGCTCCAAGTACCAGATCGTCATCGATTCGATGGAGATCGCAGGCGAAGGCGCGCTGCTCGCCCTGCTCGAAAAGCTGCGCGCCAGACTGGCCGAGGAGGGCCTCTTCGCGCCCGAGCGCAAGCGGCAGCTGCCGTTCCTGCCGAAGGTCATTGGCGTCGTGACGTCACCCACCGGCGCGGTGATCCGCGACATCCTTCATCGCTTGGCAGACCGCTTCCCGAGCCACGTGCTCGTCTGGCCGGTGCTGGTGCAGGGGGAGGGCGCGGCTGCGCAGGTCGCCAATGCCGTGCGCGGCTTCTCGCAAATGCCCGCCGATGGCCCGGTGCCGCGGCCCGATCTCGTCATCGTTGCACGCGGCGGCGGCTCCATCGAGGACCTTTGGGCTTTCAACGAGGAACCAGTCGTGCGCGCCGTGGCGGAGTGCTCGATCCCGGTGATCTCCGCAGTCGGACACGAGACCGACACGACCCTGTGCGACTATGCCGCCGATCGCCGTGCGCCGACGCCCACCGCCGCCGCCGAAATCGCGGTGCCGGTGCGCGCAGAGCTGATGGCGACGCTCGACGAGCTGGCCCTGCGCAAGCGCCGCTGCGCCCTCCGGCCGGTCACGCTGGGACGCGAAAGGCTGGAAGCGCGCGTCCAGCGCCTGCCGAAGCCGGATGCGATTCTCGCCGCGAAGACGCAGAAGCTGGACGAATTGACCGATCGCCTGCGCCGCGGCCTGCAGGACCGCGCTTCGAACGCCGAAAAGCGCCTGGGCTCGGTCGGCAGGCCGCTCGCGCTGCTGCGCCACCGCGCGCAGGCGAGCAGCGAGAGGTTGGCGCGCACCGGCCTGACGCCGCGCCTGCTCACCCGCCGCTGGTCGATGGCGCGCGACAGCCTTGCCCCGGTTTCGCGCGTCCTGCCCCAGCTCGATCCGCGCCTGCCCCTGCAGCGCGGCTATGCCCTGGTGAAGACGGCCGAGGGCAGGGCCGTGACCAGCCGCGAACTGGCATCCCGGGAAGCGGCGCTGGTTCTCGAATTCCGTGACGGGGATCTCCCGGTCACCACCGGTTCAGGCGATTCGGTGTCTCCTGCGCCCAAGCCCGCGCCCGCTGTGGCCGCCCCGCGCAAGCGGGGGACCGGACCGGAAAGAACGAAACCGGACCGGCCGCGACAAGGCGATTTGTTTTGA
- a CDS encoding adenosine kinase, with product MASNPVAPTLDVIAIGNAIIDVIANCEDSLIEQLGLARGGMMLIDTDQARDLYAAMGPAREISGGSAANTLAGLASLGAKCGFIGQVAQDQLGEVFTHDIRAGGIEFETPARAGDPPTARCLIFVSPDGQRTMNTFLGASHYLPAEALDEATIAKAAVLYLEGYLWDPEEPRAAMRKAIAAARTAGRKVAFTPSETFVIDRHRDDFIALIDDGQIDVLFCNEHEMAALVQNDDFETGLAMLAPKIPVLVVTRGPEGAVALSGGERAEVSAEPIERVVDTTGAGDLFAAGFLFAHVRGMNLEQSLKLGAICACEVISHYGARPERSLQALMAEKLT from the coding sequence ATGGCATCCAACCCCGTGGCGCCCACACTGGACGTCATCGCCATCGGCAATGCTATCATCGACGTCATCGCCAATTGCGAGGACAGCCTGATCGAACAGCTCGGCCTTGCCCGGGGCGGGATGATGCTGATCGACACCGACCAGGCCCGCGATCTTTACGCCGCCATGGGCCCCGCGCGCGAAATATCGGGCGGTTCGGCCGCCAACACGCTGGCCGGGCTTGCCTCGCTCGGCGCAAAGTGCGGATTCATCGGCCAGGTCGCGCAGGACCAGCTCGGCGAGGTCTTCACCCATGACATCCGCGCCGGCGGCATCGAGTTCGAAACCCCCGCGCGCGCCGGAGATCCGCCGACGGCGCGCTGCCTGATCTTCGTCTCCCCCGACGGCCAGCGCACGATGAACACCTTCCTCGGCGCCTCGCACTACCTGCCCGCCGAAGCGCTCGACGAAGCGACCATCGCCAAGGCCGCCGTGCTCTATCTCGAAGGCTACCTGTGGGATCCCGAAGAGCCGCGCGCCGCGATGCGCAAGGCCATCGCCGCTGCCCGCACGGCGGGCCGCAAGGTGGCCTTCACCCCGTCCGAGACTTTCGTGATCGACCGCCACCGCGACGATTTCATCGCCCTCATCGATGACGGCCAGATCGACGTGCTGTTCTGCAACGAGCATGAAATGGCCGCTCTTGTGCAGAACGACGATTTCGAGACGGGCCTGGCCATGCTCGCGCCGAAGATCCCGGTCCTGGTGGTCACGCGCGGTCCCGAGGGCGCAGTGGCGCTGTCGGGCGGCGAGCGCGCCGAGGTATCGGCCGAGCCGATCGAGCGCGTCGTCGACACCACCGGCGCGGGCGACCTTTTCGCTGCGGGCTTCCTCTTTGCACATGTTCGTGGCATGAATCTCGAACAAAGCCTGAAACTTGGCGCGATTTGCGCTTGCGAGGTGATCTCGCACTATGGGGCCCGTCCAGAGCGGAGCCTGCAGGCACTGATGGCAGAAAAACTCACCTGA
- a CDS encoding M23 family metallopeptidase — protein MKGLHTRFAWLKLGGLAAAGGLILAGNAMVEPAGSAHASTTAPVSPAAAPRPAEIAFSGEMTQGGWIRGVAPAGTTDLRLDGEAVRIAPDGAWFAAFDRDAAPEEILTARMKDGTTYRQTLTVSPRDWHIERINIPRRAGGPSEAFMKIRQPELDRINAARAMETGAQGWRQRFIWPVKGRISGRFGSQRIYRGEPGSYHSGIDITSGTSGTPFVAPADGVVILAAEKPFTLEGNLLMLDHGMGLNSAFLHCSQILVKEGDHVKQGQVIGKIGMSGRATGPHLHWSIKWQSDRLDPLLFTGPMN, from the coding sequence ATGAAGGGCCTCCATACGCGTTTCGCCTGGCTGAAGCTTGGCGGCCTTGCCGCTGCTGGCGGCCTGATCCTTGCCGGTAACGCCATGGTCGAACCTGCCGGTTCCGCCCATGCTTCGACCACTGCCCCGGTCTCTCCGGCTGCAGCGCCGCGCCCGGCCGAAATTGCCTTCTCCGGCGAGATGACCCAGGGCGGATGGATTCGCGGCGTCGCCCCGGCGGGAACCACCGACCTCAGGCTTGACGGCGAAGCGGTTCGAATCGCGCCGGACGGCGCCTGGTTCGCCGCGTTCGACCGCGATGCCGCGCCGGAGGAGATCCTCACCGCACGGATGAAGGACGGCACGACCTATCGCCAGACGCTCACCGTCTCCCCGCGCGACTGGCACATCGAGCGAATCAACATTCCGCGCCGCGCAGGCGGGCCCTCCGAAGCCTTCATGAAGATCCGGCAGCCCGAGCTTGACCGCATCAATGCAGCGCGGGCGATGGAAACCGGCGCGCAAGGGTGGCGCCAGCGCTTCATCTGGCCAGTGAAGGGCCGCATTTCGGGCCGCTTCGGCTCGCAGCGCATCTATCGCGGCGAACCGGGCAGCTACCATTCGGGTATCGACATAACTTCCGGCACAAGCGGCACCCCCTTCGTCGCTCCGGCGGACGGCGTCGTCATCCTCGCGGCGGAAAAACCCTTCACGCTGGAAGGAAACCTGCTGATGCTGGACCACGGCATGGGCCTCAACAGCGCCTTCCTGCACTGCTCGCAAATCCTTGTGAAGGAAGGCGATCACGTGAAGCAGGGGCAGGTGATCGGCAAGATCGGCATGTCCGGCCGCGCTACCGGCCCGCACCTGCACTGGAGCATCAAGTGGCAGTCCGACAGGCTCGATCCCCTGCTTTTCACCGGGCCGATGAACTGA
- a CDS encoding HesB/IscA family protein, translating to MTTTATTRQRPAAVILTPSAEARIAKLMADAPEDAIGVKLSTPRRGCSGLAYSVDYVSAENALDEKIETPGGTFYIDGASVLYLIGSTMSWQEDDFTAGFVFDNPNAKGSCGCGESFTV from the coding sequence ATGACGACTACAGCAACGACTCGTCAGCGTCCCGCCGCGGTCATCCTGACGCCTTCCGCCGAAGCGCGCATCGCCAAGCTCATGGCCGATGCGCCAGAGGATGCGATCGGCGTCAAGCTGTCGACCCCGCGGCGCGGCTGCTCGGGCCTTGCCTATTCGGTCGACTACGTCAGCGCGGAAAACGCGCTCGATGAAAAGATCGAGACGCCGGGCGGCACCTTCTATATCGACGGCGCCTCGGTGCTCTATCTGATCGGCTCGACGATGTCGTGGCAGGAAGACGACTTTACCGCCGGCTTCGTGTTCGACAATCCAAACGCCAAGGGCAGCTGCGGCTGCGGCGAGAGCTTCACCGTCTGA
- a CDS encoding cysteine desulfurase, with protein sequence MAGGWHYLDTAATAQKPQAVIDATVDAMGRDYATVHRGVYARSAEMTLAFEAARRRVASFIGGREEEIVFVRGATEAINLVANTWGVEHLGAGDRILLSTLEHHSNIVPWQLLRERTGVEIDVCPLTADGRIDLEAAERMLTPAHKLVALAHVSNVLGSVLHVEHLVELAHKVGAKVLIDGCQAAPRIKLDMAALGCDFYVFSAHKLYGPTGVGVLWARSGILENMPPWHGGGSMIDRVTFEKTTWAPAPQRFEAGTPAIVESIGLAAAIDWLEQVGLDVAEAHERELATRLREELGQRNDVTLFGPPDSVGIVSFALDGVHPHDLGTILDEEGVAIRAGHHCAQPLMDHLGVPATARASFGIYNDESDIEALLKGIERTRRIFG encoded by the coding sequence ATGGCCGGCGGCTGGCACTATCTCGACACCGCCGCCACGGCGCAAAAGCCGCAGGCGGTGATCGACGCCACCGTCGATGCCATGGGCCGCGACTACGCGACCGTGCATCGCGGCGTCTATGCCCGCTCGGCGGAAATGACGCTGGCCTTCGAGGCCGCGCGCCGCCGGGTCGCGTCTTTCATCGGCGGACGCGAAGAGGAAATCGTCTTCGTGCGCGGCGCGACCGAGGCGATCAATCTCGTCGCCAACACCTGGGGCGTCGAGCACCTCGGGGCAGGGGACCGCATCCTGCTTTCCACACTCGAGCATCACTCGAACATCGTCCCCTGGCAGCTGCTGCGCGAGCGTACCGGCGTCGAAATCGACGTCTGCCCGCTGACTGCGGACGGCCGGATCGACCTCGAAGCCGCCGAGAGGATGCTGACGCCCGCCCACAAGCTGGTGGCACTGGCGCATGTTTCCAATGTGCTCGGCTCCGTGCTCCACGTGGAACATCTTGTTGAACTGGCGCACAAAGTCGGCGCCAAGGTGCTGATCGACGGCTGCCAGGCGGCCCCGCGCATCAAGCTCGACATGGCAGCGCTTGGCTGCGACTTCTACGTTTTCTCGGCACACAAGCTCTACGGCCCGACCGGTGTCGGCGTCCTGTGGGCCCGCTCCGGGATTCTCGAGAACATGCCCCCGTGGCACGGCGGCGGATCGATGATCGATCGCGTCACTTTCGAGAAGACGACCTGGGCCCCGGCGCCGCAGCGCTTCGAGGCCGGCACGCCCGCGATCGTCGAATCGATCGGCCTTGCCGCCGCGATCGACTGGCTCGAGCAGGTCGGACTCGATGTCGCCGAAGCGCATGAGCGCGAACTCGCCACCCGCCTGCGCGAGGAACTGGGCCAGCGCAATGACGTCACGCTGTTCGGCCCCCCCGATTCGGTGGGCATCGTCAGCTTTGCGCTCGACGGCGTGCACCCGCACGATCTGGGCACGATCCTCGACGAAGAGGGCGTTGCCATTCGCGCCGGCCACCACTGCGCGCAGCCGCTGATGGATCACCTTGGCGTTCCCGCCACGGCCCGGGCCAGCTTCGGCATCTACAACGACGAAAGCGATATCGAGGCGCTCCTGAAAGGAATCGAGCGCACGAGGAGAATATTCGGATGA
- a CDS encoding exonuclease domain-containing protein, which yields MSCPALIDFEASCLPEYGQSYPIEVAIARIDGESRAWLIRPLEAWRHWDWSEEAEKLHGISREMLRKEGLPAAQVLKEMARFVGDCEVYADADLDAYWLELLAHGLKAPVPFAVHFLGEYLVRHNFTRPQVVAALEEAKLRLPKEHLAREDAKRLALVVKLLLEGEKAS from the coding sequence TTGAGCTGTCCGGCACTGATCGATTTCGAGGCGAGTTGCCTGCCCGAGTACGGCCAATCCTATCCTATCGAAGTCGCCATCGCGCGGATCGACGGAGAAAGTCGCGCCTGGCTGATCCGCCCGCTGGAAGCCTGGCGCCACTGGGACTGGTCCGAGGAGGCCGAGAAACTCCACGGAATCAGCCGCGAGATGCTGCGCAAGGAAGGTCTTCCCGCCGCGCAGGTCCTTAAGGAAATGGCCCGGTTCGTCGGCGATTGCGAAGTCTATGCCGACGCCGATCTCGATGCCTACTGGCTCGAACTGCTGGCACACGGCCTCAAGGCACCTGTGCCTTTCGCCGTGCACTTCCTCGGCGAGTACCTGGTGCGGCACAATTTCACGCGGCCCCAGGTCGTTGCCGCGCTGGAGGAAGCCAAGCTGCGCCTGCCCAAGGAACATCTCGCAAGAGAGGACGCCAAGCGCCTTGCCCTGGTGGTCAAGCTGCTGCTGGAAGGCGAAAAGGCCAGCTGA
- a CDS encoding esterase-like activity of phytase family protein: protein MHRSIALLLLILLAAVTWLRSPRAPRLAQMTFDYVALTPRPGTDPQYHLGAFRLEGAWHMASRSRGFGGYSTLLAMPDGQLLAVGDSGGYLRFTLPGQKPGALASGSLDISRWNDKADRDVESATRDPRTGTIWLGMEGSNSIVRLGPELNVEAKVRPGAIRRWGVNSGPEAMTRLADGRFVLLREAFKGRLEDRRHDAVVFEGDPATRPKSWHFTFDGPKGFSPTDMTQLPDGRLLILMRRLVWPMPQRFAGRIAIADPVEIRPGAIWHAREVARIASSLPVDNFEGLAAVPQGKDRLTVWLISDDNFSDFQRTLLWKLTVDPRDLP from the coding sequence GTGCACCGCAGCATCGCCCTTCTGCTCCTGATCCTGCTTGCAGCCGTCACCTGGCTGCGCTCACCCAGAGCGCCGCGCCTGGCGCAAATGACGTTCGACTACGTCGCCCTCACGCCGCGCCCCGGAACAGACCCGCAGTATCACCTCGGCGCATTCCGACTGGAAGGCGCGTGGCACATGGCCAGCAGGTCGCGCGGGTTCGGCGGCTATTCGACGCTGCTTGCGATGCCGGACGGGCAGCTCCTCGCCGTCGGCGATTCGGGCGGATACTTGCGCTTCACCTTGCCGGGCCAAAAACCCGGCGCACTGGCGAGCGGCAGCCTGGATATCAGCCGCTGGAACGACAAGGCCGATCGCGATGTCGAATCGGCGACGCGCGATCCGCGTACCGGCACGATCTGGCTGGGCATGGAGGGCTCCAATTCCATCGTTCGGCTCGGCCCCGAACTGAACGTGGAAGCCAAGGTCCGGCCCGGCGCGATTCGCCGCTGGGGCGTGAACTCCGGCCCGGAAGCCATGACCCGCCTTGCCGATGGGCGATTCGTCCTGCTGCGCGAGGCGTTCAAGGGCCGGCTGGAGGATCGCAGACACGACGCCGTCGTGTTCGAGGGCGATCCCGCGACGCGGCCGAAATCGTGGCATTTCACGTTCGATGGGCCGAAAGGCTTCAGTCCCACCGACATGACGCAATTGCCCGACGGCCGCCTGCTGATCCTGATGCGACGGCTGGTCTGGCCGATGCCGCAGCGATTCGCCGGGCGCATCGCCATCGCCGACCCGGTCGAGATTCGTCCCGGCGCGATCTGGCACGCAAGGGAAGTGGCCCGAATCGCCTCGAGCCTGCCGGTCGACAATTTCGAAGGCCTTGCCGCCGTGCCGCAGGGCAAGGATCGCCTGACCGTGTGGCTGATATCGGACGACAATTTCTCGGATTTCCAGCGCACGCTGCTCTGGAAACTCACCGTCGATCCACGCGACCTGCCCTGA
- a CDS encoding GNAT family N-acetyltransferase: MTETLAASESAEGLTIRLADYGYEGDGAALVALLDSYARDPMGGGKGLDEAVRARLVPALDAFPGAFTLLAFDGTEPVGLANCFTGFSTFAARPLVNIHDLVVSSAHRGKGIGRALMQAVEAEAAARGACKVTLEVLGGNAPAKALYASLGYENYALDPEAGTAQFWEKKLP; encoded by the coding sequence GTGACCGAAACCCTCGCCGCTTCCGAATCTGCCGAAGGGCTGACCATCCGCCTTGCCGATTACGGCTACGAAGGCGATGGCGCGGCGCTGGTTGCGCTGCTCGACAGCTATGCCCGCGACCCGATGGGCGGCGGCAAGGGACTGGACGAAGCCGTGCGCGCAAGGCTGGTGCCCGCGCTCGATGCCTTCCCCGGCGCGTTCACCCTGCTCGCATTCGACGGGACGGAACCGGTCGGACTGGCGAACTGCTTTACCGGCTTTTCGACCTTCGCGGCACGCCCGCTCGTCAACATCCACGATCTTGTGGTATCCTCCGCGCACAGGGGCAAAGGCATCGGCCGCGCATTGATGCAGGCCGTGGAAGCCGAAGCCGCCGCCCGCGGAGCCTGCAAGGTCACGCTCGAAGTGCTGGGCGGCAATGCGCCGGCCAAGGCGCTTTACGCCTCGCTCGGCTATGAAAACTACGCGCTCGACCCCGAAGCGGGAACGGCGCAATTCTGGGAAAAGAAGCTGCCATGA
- the rpmB gene encoding 50S ribosomal protein L28, whose translation MSRICELTGKGRQVGCNVSHANNKTKRVFLPNLQNVTLMSEGLERSFKFRVSTHGLRSVEHNGGLDNWLLKTSDTKLSPRAVKVKRELKKKQAA comes from the coding sequence ATGTCCCGCATCTGCGAACTGACCGGCAAGGGTCGTCAGGTCGGCTGCAACGTCAGCCACGCCAACAACAAGACCAAGCGCGTGTTCCTGCCCAACCTTCAGAACGTCACGCTGATGTCGGAAGGTCTGGAGCGTAGCTTCAAGTTCCGCGTTTCGACGCACGGCCTTCGCTCGGTTGAGCACAACGGCGGCCTCGACAACTGGCTGCTGAAGACTTCCGACACGAAGCTCAGCCCGCGCGCCGTCAAGGTGAAGCGCGAGCTGAAGAAGAAGCAGGCCGCCTGA
- a CDS encoding DUF2093 domain-containing protein, whose amino-acid sequence MLMSSAERPATLSYGPNGFRMISSGHFVTCAVTGEKISLEALRYWSVERQEPYATAEIATRRLLGKA is encoded by the coding sequence ATGCTCATGTCATCTGCCGAACGTCCCGCAACCCTCAGCTACGGACCCAACGGGTTCCGCATGATCAGCTCCGGCCACTTCGTCACCTGCGCCGTAACCGGTGAGAAGATCTCCCTCGAAGCCCTGCGCTACTGGAGCGTAGAGCGGCAGGAACCCTATGCCACCGCGGAAATTGCCACCCGGCGTCTCCTCGGGAAGGCATGA
- the purD gene encoding phosphoribosylamine--glycine ligase: MNILLLGSGGREHALAWKLAQSPRCSTLYAAPGNPGIAEAGTCVSLDATDHGAVIAFCNEKEIGLVVIGPEAPLVDGLADSLRAEGIPVFGPSKAAAQLEGSKGFTKDLCERAGIPTGGYVRVSSEADGLAALEKFGAPVVIKADGLAAGKGVTVAMTMEEAQEAVRDIFAGRFGEAGAEAVIEEFLEGEEASFFALTDGSTIVPFASAQDHKRVGDGDTGPNTGGMGAYSPAPVLTPALEAEAMTRIIAPTVRTLADEGMPYSGVLFLGLMLTEDGPKLIEYNCRFGDPECQVMMLRLESDLVDILQACAENRLGSIQPPRFAKDTALTVVMAAKGYPGTPEKGGSIAGLAAAEADGAKVFHAGTALEDGQLVANGGRVLNVTARGVSVGDAQAKAYAAVDAIDFPTGFCRRDIGWREVAREQSQD, from the coding sequence ATGAATATCCTTCTTCTGGGCTCGGGTGGACGCGAACATGCGCTGGCCTGGAAGCTGGCGCAATCCCCGCGCTGCTCCACGCTTTATGCAGCTCCCGGAAATCCGGGGATTGCCGAGGCGGGAACCTGCGTGTCGCTCGATGCCACCGATCATGGGGCGGTTATCGCCTTTTGCAACGAGAAGGAAATCGGTCTTGTCGTGATCGGTCCGGAAGCGCCGCTGGTCGATGGACTTGCCGATTCCCTGCGGGCCGAGGGCATTCCCGTGTTCGGCCCGAGCAAGGCGGCCGCCCAGCTCGAAGGGTCCAAGGGTTTCACCAAGGACCTGTGCGAGCGCGCCGGAATCCCGACCGGTGGCTACGTGCGCGTCTCCAGCGAAGCGGACGGTCTGGCTGCGCTTGAGAAGTTCGGCGCGCCTGTCGTGATCAAGGCCGATGGCCTTGCCGCAGGCAAGGGCGTTACCGTCGCCATGACGATGGAGGAGGCGCAGGAAGCGGTGCGCGACATCTTCGCCGGCCGCTTCGGCGAAGCGGGCGCGGAAGCCGTGATCGAGGAATTCCTGGAAGGCGAGGAAGCCAGCTTCTTCGCCTTGACCGATGGCAGCACCATCGTCCCCTTCGCCTCGGCGCAGGACCACAAGCGCGTCGGTGACGGCGATACCGGCCCGAATACCGGCGGCATGGGCGCCTACAGCCCGGCGCCGGTGCTGACTCCGGCGCTGGAGGCAGAGGCAATGACGCGTATCATCGCGCCGACCGTCCGCACTCTCGCCGACGAGGGCATGCCCTATTCGGGCGTGCTGTTCCTCGGCCTGATGCTGACAGAGGATGGGCCGAAGCTGATCGAGTACAATTGCCGCTTCGGCGATCCCGAGTGCCAGGTGATGATGCTGCGTCTGGAAAGCGATCTCGTCGATATCCTCCAGGCCTGCGCCGAGAACCGCCTGGGCTCGATCCAGCCGCCGCGCTTTGCGAAGGATACCGCGTTGACTGTCGTCATGGCGGCCAAGGGTTATCCCGGCACGCCGGAAAAGGGCGGCAGCATCGCAGGGCTTGCCGCCGCGGAAGCCGATGGTGCCAAGGTATTCCATGCGGGTACGGCACTCGAGGACGGACAGCTCGTCGCCAATGGCGGACGCGTGCTCAACGTCACCGCCCGTGGAGTCTCGGTCGGCGATGCGCAGGCGAAGGCTTATGCCGCCGTCGACGCGATCGACTTCCCGACCGGCTTCTGTCGCCGCGACATCGGTTGGCGCGAAGTGGCGCGTGAACAGAGCCAGGACTGA
- a CDS encoding SUF system Fe-S cluster assembly protein, which translates to MSDESRKFEVEEVDSATPPPRARVEDAAPPAAESAIDKLERKRDYLEGFLAEKPQDTSPGEPGGEIYDGVIAALKEIFDPEIPVNIYDLGLIYGVDVSPESAVAVTMTLTTPHCPVAESMPGEVEMRVAAVPGVRDCEVNLVWDPPWDMAKMSDEAKLELGML; encoded by the coding sequence ATGAGCGACGAATCCCGCAAGTTTGAAGTCGAGGAAGTCGATTCGGCAACGCCGCCGCCGCGCGCACGGGTGGAAGACGCCGCGCCCCCGGCAGCCGAAAGCGCAATCGACAAGCTCGAACGCAAGCGCGACTACCTGGAAGGTTTCCTCGCCGAAAAGCCGCAGGATACAAGCCCCGGCGAACCGGGCGGCGAGATCTACGACGGCGTGATCGCGGCGCTGAAGGAAATCTTCGACCCGGAAATCCCGGTGAACATCTATGACCTCGGCCTCATCTACGGTGTCGACGTCTCGCCCGAATCCGCTGTGGCGGTGACGATGACGCTGACGACACCGCATTGCCCGGTCGCCGAATCGATGCCGGGCGAAGTGGAAATGCGCGTGGCCGCGGTACCGGGCGTACGCGACTGCGAAGTGAATCTCGTCTGGGATCCGCCGTGGGACATGGCGAAGATGTCGGACGAGGCGAAGCTCGAACTGGGCATGCTGTGA
- a CDS encoding nucleoside deaminase — translation MTRWPLPEYMQLALTQAREAADSGEVPIGAVIVRDGKVIATGRNGPRERHDPTSHAEIEAIRAAARILGNERLEGCELWVTLEPCAMCAGAISHARIARLYYAAPDPKGGAVEHGARVFEHDQCLHRPEVYSGMGEAEAAEMLRAFFRDRR, via the coding sequence ATGACTCGCTGGCCGCTCCCCGAATACATGCAACTGGCGCTGACGCAAGCCCGGGAAGCCGCGGATTCGGGCGAAGTGCCTATCGGCGCGGTGATCGTCAGGGACGGAAAGGTCATCGCCACCGGCCGCAACGGCCCGCGCGAACGCCACGACCCGACCAGCCACGCAGAAATCGAAGCGATTCGCGCCGCCGCCCGGATTCTCGGCAATGAGCGACTCGAAGGGTGCGAGCTATGGGTGACGCTGGAGCCCTGCGCGATGTGCGCCGGGGCAATTTCCCACGCCCGCATCGCCCGGCTCTATTACGCCGCACCCGATCCCAAGGGCGGCGCGGTCGAACATGGCGCGCGCGTATTCGAACACGACCAGTGCCTGCACCGTCCGGAAGTCTATTCCGGCATGGGGGAAGCCGAAGCCGCGGAAATGCTCAGGGCTTTCTTCAGGGACCGCAGGTAG